The Mus caroli unplaced genomic scaffold, CAROLI_EIJ_v1.1 scaffold_12550_1, whole genome shotgun sequence nucleotide sequence ATACTTCTTAGATATTGTAAAAAAGCATACACTTTGATCGTATGACGTATATATATCCGAAAACTTCTCGTAAACAAATGGTTCACAATAACACATATGTAACTCATGTACTTGTGGAAAGGTGCTTAAGTTTAGTGATAGTGGACGTTTATGAGGCTTGAGAAAGTGGAATAGAAAGCTTCATAGAAATACCTCACATGTCTCTGgagaataaaaattcaaaatttgtgAATGtaatgtttttccattttattcgTTTTTGTACCTTTCATAGGTATATTATAAGGCacatatctatctacctacctacctatctatctatctacctatctccaTCTTATATAAAGGATCCAGGCCCTATTTACTAAAGATATTAACCGAAACACTGAGTGTCTCTTTCTCCAAGGACATTTAGAAGATACCTTGTTATCGCCATTTAGAGTATATTTGTTGAATTAGATATGATTTTTTACAGTTAATGGATTTTCCAACTTCATTGGGAGTAAATCAACAAACACACTACAAAAGATTCCCAGGAGTATTAGTAATGtagaaattttctgttttttactGGTTCACTGTCCAAATATAATATGGCTTAATCTACAGGAAAATTTATGAATGCAGTCATTGTAATAAAACTCTGAGTGTTTGCAGGTGTTGTTAAATATGTGAAAAAGCTATATATAAGAAAAGATTGCCATGAATGTGAGCCATGATATAAATGCTTTTACAATCACCATTATCTTCAAATATTTAATGGAACccataatgaaagaaaacaccatGAATATAAACAAAGTAATGAATCCTTATTATATctgatttctatttccattttagaaaatacaataaattaattcatacatataaaaagatCCATTACTATAATACATGGGTAAACCTTTCAAAAGTGACANTTGCATCTACAGGCATAAAAGAATGTATAATGTAGAGAAAATTTCTGAATATATGCAAAATGCTAACGATTTTGTATGTCATAGGCATCTTCAAATGGAAGACAGaactcatactggagagaaaagCTATGAAGGTGTGCAATGTAATGAAGTGCTTTCAAGTCACAATCTTGCTCACATATATAAAGGAATGCTTAATGGAGCCTTTGTACTTTATACTGGTGGTCATATACACAGAAGACCACAGGCAGGAGATAAATGCTGTGACTGTAACACACTTGGTAAAGCCTGTGCATGCAACAGTCAACTGCAAAgccataaaagaacaaataatagtGAGAATCCTTATAAATGTAACcactgtggtaaagcctttgcttGTCACAGGGATCTTCAAAACCATGAAaggacacatactggagagaagccctatgaatgtaaccactgtggtaaagcctttgcatatcacaGTGCTCTTCAAACGCATAAAAGAACagatactggagagaagccctatgaatg carries:
- the LOC110287941 gene encoding zinc finger protein 844-like isoform X4, with protein sequence MKKILKLLEEVEGIFKWKTELILERKAMKVCNVMKCFQVTILLTYIKECLMEPLYFILVVIYTEDHRQEINAVTVTHLVKPVHATVNCKAIKEQIIVRILINVTTVVKPLLVTGIFKTMKGHILERSPMNVTTVVKPLHITVLFKRIKEQILERSPMNVNNVVKPLLLTAISIAMKAHILEKSPLSVANMVKPFRVPVIFKIIKEHTVERSPMNVTNVAKPLLVTAIFKVMKEHILERSPMNVTTVVKPLHITVLFKGIKEHILERSPMHVKNVKPLITTATCQVMKGHMR